Proteins from one Triticum aestivum cultivar Chinese Spring chromosome 7A, IWGSC CS RefSeq v2.1, whole genome shotgun sequence genomic window:
- the LOC123147570 gene encoding L-gulonolactone oxidase 2 codes for MAGRSRAPAFLLLGLFLGLAGSSPPPEPVECARGTSDCTVTNVYGSFPDRTICRAANATFPRTEKELVAAVAAAAASKRKVKVATRHSHSFTKLACPGGRDGTIISTERLNKTVSVDAAKGLMTVESGMVLKDLIQAAAAAGLALPHSPYWYGLTIGGLLATGAHGSSLWGKGSAVHEYVVGMRIVTPAPASQGFAVVRELSVGDPDLDAVKVSLGVLGVVSQVTLALQPMFKRSVTFEKRDDTDFASQAAMWGGLHEFGDMAWLPRQGKVIYRKDDRVPVSTKGNGLNDYLGFRSNPTLALITARATEEHLEEDGGDIARCLAARAPSVLFELQAYGFTNDGSFFTGWPVVGFQNRIQASGTCISSPEDGLLSSCTWDPRIRSPFFYNSGFSVALSKAPAFIADMQKLRDLKPRAFCGLDAKLGVLLRYVRASSAYLGKSEDSIDFDVTYYRSYTEGEPRANSDVVDEIEQLALRKYGAVPHWGKNRNFVFDGVIAKYPKAAEFLKVKARYDPDGIFSSEWSDQVLGIKGSPNIVEKGCAIEGLCVCSKDSHCAPEKGYFCRPGTMFSEARVCSTRAAFGDESDDLLDEQ; via the exons ATGGCGGGACGTAGCAGGGCGCCTGCATTTCTCCTCCTGGGGCTCTTCCTCGGCCTCGCCGGATCCAGCCCGCCGCCGGAGCCGGTGGAgtgcgcccgcggcacgtccgactGCACCGTCACCAACGTGTACGGCTCCTTCCCGGACCGCACCATCTGCCGCGCGGCCAACGCCACGTTCCCGCGCACCGAGAAGGAGCTCGTGGCCGCCGtggctgccgccgccgcgtccaagCGCAAGGTTAAGGTGGCCACCAGGCACTCCCACAGCTTCACCAAGCTGGCCTGCCCCGGCGGCCGCGACGGCACGATCATCAGCACGGAGCGGCTCAACAAGACGGTGAGCGTCGACGCTGCCAAGGGGCTCATGACGGTGGAGAGCGGCATGGTGCTCAAGGACCTGATCCAGGCGGCCGCCGCGGCGGGGCTCGCGCTGCCGCACTCGCCCTACTGGTACGGACTCACCATCGGGGGCCTCCTCGCCACGGGTGCCCACGGCAGCTCGCTGTGGGGCAAGGGCAGCGCCGTGCACGAGTacgtggtagggatgaggatcgtcACGCCCGCACCGGCCAGCCAGGGCTTTGCCGTGGTCAGGGAGCTCAGCGTCGGGGACCCCGACCTCGACGCGGTCAAGGTTTCCCTCGGCGTCCTCGGCGTCGTCTCCCAG GTTACGCTAGCCTTGCAGCCGATGTTCAAGCGGTCGGTGACGTTTGAGAAGCGCGACGACACGGACTTTGCATCGCAGGCGGCCATGTGGGGAGGACTGCACGAGTTCGGCGACATGGCGTGGCTGCCGCGGCAAGGCAAGGTGATCTACCGCAAGGACGATCGCGTACCCGTCTCAACCAAGGGCAACGGCCTCAACGACTATCTCGGCTTTCGATCCAATCCTACGCTCGCGCTCATCACCGCCAGAGCCACGGAGGAGCAcctggaggaggacggcggcgacatcgccagGTGCCTGGCGGCGCGGGCGCCGTCCGTGCTGTTCGAGCTGCAGGCCTACGGCTTCACCAACGACGGCTCATTCTTCACAGGGTGGCCGGTGGTGGGGTTCCAGAACCGCATCCAGGCGTCCGGCACGTGCATCAGCAGCCCGGAGGACGGCCTCCTCTCCTCCTGCACGTGGGACCCACGCATCCGGAGCCCCTTCTTCTACAACTCCGGCTTCAGCGTGGCGCTCTCGAAGGCGCCGGCGTTCATTGCCGACATGCAGAAGCTCCGCGACCTCAAGCCACGCGCCTTCTGCGGCCTCGACGCCAAGCTCGGCGTGCTCCTCCGCTACGTCAGGGCCTCTTCCGCTTACCTCGGGAAATCTGAGGACTcgatcgacttcgacgtcacctaCTACCGGAGCTACACTGAAGGCGAGCCGCGCGCAAACTCCGACGTGGTCGACGAGATCGAGCAGCTGGCGCTGCGCAAGTACGGCGCCGTCCCACACTGGGGCAAGAACCGCAACTTTGTCTTCGACGGCGTCATCGCCAAGTACCCCAAGGCCGCTGAGTTCCTCAAGGTGAAGGCCAGGTACGACCCCGACGGGATCTTCTCCAGCGAGTGGAGCGACCAGGTGCTCGGCATCAAAGGGAGCCCCAACATCGTCGAGAAAGGCTGCGCCATTGAAGGGCTCTGcgtctgctccaaggactcgcactgcGCGCCAGAGAAGGGCTACTTCTGCCGGCCGGGAACGATGTTCTCGGAGGCGAGGGTCTGCTCGACCCGGGCCGCTTTCGGCGACGAAAGCGACGACCTTCTAGACGAACAGTGA